From the genome of Adhaeribacter pallidiroseus:
CCGTAATTTTAAAAAATTAATTTTATCAAGCTTGGGGTTCCTGTTTCAATTAACCCTGCTTGCAGACTTGCTCCTTGATTAATACTACTAATCATAATTTATCTTTAATCTGTAACCGGAAAAGAGTACCTTCACTTACTGCACGCTAAACATTTTAACTCAGAAATAACAACATGAAACGAGCTCTCCTTAACCTATCGTCGCTGCTGGTTTTTCTCTTTTTTATTATTTTTCTCTCCCCTAGCTTTGCGCAAAATAATACGACAGCTTCCAATGTTCTAACGGTTGCGATTGCGGGTACCCAACAGCTAAAATTAACATCCAAGATAATTTTGGGGCAGGAATATAGTGTACAAGTAAATCTGCCCGGTCATTATAGCGATACCAGCAAAAAGTTTCCTGTTATTTATTTATTGGATAGCCAATGGGATTTCCCCTTGGTTAGTGGCATCTACGGGGGACAATATTATGATGGCTTTATGCCGGAGGCAATTATTGTGGGGATTACTTGGGGTGGAGAAAACCCGAATTATGGGCAGCTAAGAGCTCGCGACTTTACTCCTACTAACTTAGGCCAGGGAGCCCAGTTCGGTAATGCCGCCAATTTTCTAACCTTTATACAACAGGAACTTACTCCTTTTATCGAAGCTAATTACCGGGTTTCTAAAAATAACCGTACTTTAATGGGTAGTTCTTTAGGTGGGTTATTTACGTTGTATGCTCTTTTTAAAGCTCCTGATTTTTTCCAGAATTACGTTTTAACCAGCCCCGCCACTCCCTGGGATCAAGATGTGATTTACAAAATAGAACAAGAGTATTGGGATAAAAACAAGACCTTACCC
Proteins encoded in this window:
- a CDS encoding alpha/beta hydrolase, giving the protein MKRALLNLSSLLVFLFFIIFLSPSFAQNNTTASNVLTVAIAGTQQLKLTSKIILGQEYSVQVNLPGHYSDTSKKFPVIYLLDSQWDFPLVSGIYGGQYYDGFMPEAIIVGITWGGENPNYGQLRARDFTPTNLGQGAQFGNAANFLTFIQQELTPFIEANYRVSKNNRTLMGSSLGGLFTLYALFKAPDFFQNYVLTSPATPWDQDVIYKIEQEYWDKNKTLPVRLYMATGDAEDVAIFNKWVNTVKGRKYTGLNLQTKVLENIGHSGTKPIGYTQGLQWVFKKTPVSLTATQLKPYVGTYLLDKEVLKIVIENNALVGIDAQNHKTVLAAETEKDFFVPGRFLFLHFQKDQANQVAGFQLEQFEGVTFAKKKE